Proteins encoded in a region of the Pelmatolapia mariae isolate MD_Pm_ZW linkage group LG6, Pm_UMD_F_2, whole genome shotgun sequence genome:
- the nat8l gene encoding N-acetylaspartate synthetase — translation MEKKTLKKYDKKQSNGLKEQNEYIPLVRKFEPDDNLVVQQIFYEGLMEMVPDTAFRGLRHHPESLWLYAAMTVISLVITKCWWVIGVLPASVMCLRYFYSRCVIHGYLRRAMNTDMGNIEKFYMKPPGSCFWVAVLEGKVVGTVAAVGQQKESGGAVVLQRISVDQRYRKCGVGVVLGRKVLEFAAHYGYSSVILGTTAYAPAAHRLYQRLGFCCVGVTNGYATPGGRQSLLEQIFYRVRHHHYRIDVQNISNGHQLQ, via the exons atggagaaaaaaacactaaaaaagtatgacaaaaaacaaagcaatggACTGAAAGAGCAAAATGAATACATTCCATTAGTACGCAAATTTGAACCAGATGACAATCTAGTAGTGCAGCAAATTTTTTATGAAGGGCTGATGGAGATGGTGCCAGACACTGCCTTCAGAGGATTAAGACATCACCCTGAGAGTCTCTGGCTTTATGCTGCTATGACAG TTATATCTCTTGTCATCACCAAATGTTGGTGGGTGATAGGAGTCCTCCCAGCAAGTGTGATGTGTTTGCGCTACTTCTACAGCAGATGTGTCATCCATGGTTACCTCAGGCGAGCCATGAACACAGACATGGGGAACATTGAGAAGTTCTACATGAAGCCACCAG GCTCCTGTTTTTGGGTAGCAGTGCTAGAAGGCAAAGTGGTGGGCACTGTAGCAGCAGTTGGCCAGCAAAAGGAATCAGGAGGTGCTGTTGTCCTGCAGAGAATTTCTGTTGACCAGAGATATCGGAAATGCGGGGTTGGTGTTGTGCTGGGAAGGAAAGTTCTGGAGTTTGCTGCTCATTATGGATATTCTTCAGTTATCCTTGGGACCACAGCATATGCACCGGCAGCGCACCGCCTCTACCAGCGCCTGGGTTTCTGCTGTGTGGGGGTTACCAACGGGTATGCCACACCAGGAGGACGACAGtctttacttgaacaaattttCTACAGAGTACGCCATCATCACTATAGAATTGATGTGCAAAACATCTCAAATGGACACCAACTCCAGTGA